One Glycine max cultivar Williams 82 chromosome 6, Glycine_max_v4.0, whole genome shotgun sequence DNA segment encodes these proteins:
- the LOC102668914 gene encoding uncharacterized protein: MDIPLRSTRKYLFKKTDLLRLRELASLVSDPVDFQAHHGKLLRILRVDVEEGCLETLVQFYDPLYHCFTFPDYQLVPTLEEYSYLVGLPVPDKIPFHGLEPTPKPSDIAAALHLKTSIIQANLTSKGGLQGLPTHFLYQQAFIFAEAASILAFHSILALLIYGLLLFPNIDNFIDINAIKIFLTKNPVPTLLADTYHSIHDRTQAGRGTISCCAPLLYQWFTFHLPQSRAFKTNDDKLSWPRRIMTLDPSDIVWYQAASDVGEIIVSCGEYPNVPLLGMRGGISYNPLLARRQFGYPIKKKPNNLALTNEFYLNHGDHSNKRERFAQAWSAIRRLNRSQLGKKSDYVHESYTQWVIDRTKSFGLPYRLPRYLSSTIPPSSLPIPFDTKEEFHEQLTKERQEKETWKRRCQELEQENETLKGKIAQQSRELFIQNQRMIEKDDLLRRKDALLHRDARRKRRFMDLFSRAHSDSEDPSTPGV, encoded by the coding sequence ATGGACATCCCACTGAGAAGCACTAGGAAATACCTTTTCAAAAAAACAGACCTGTTGAGATTAAGGGAGCTAGCATCTTTAGTAAGTGATCCAGTTGATTTTCAAGCTCATCATGGGAAGTTGCTCAGGATTCTTAGAGTAGATGTTGAGGAAGGATGTCTAGAGACCCTGGTTCAGTTCTATGACCCGCTCTACCATTGCTTCACATTTCCCGATTACCAGCTTGTCCCCACACTTGAAGAGTACTCCTACCTAGTTGGCTTACCTGTGCCAGACAAGATACCTTTCCATGGTCTTGAGCCTACCCCTAAACCCTCCGACATCGCGGCCGCTCTCCATCTTAAAACCTCCATCATCCAAGCAAACCTTACCTCTAAAGGAGGCCTCCAAGGTCTTCCCACCCACTTCCTCTACCAACAAGCCTTCATATTTGCTGAAGCAGCTAGTATACTTGCCTTCCATTCTATCCTAGCCCTCCTTATATATGGCCTTTTACTCTTCCCAAATATTGACAACTTCATCGATATCAATGCCATTAAAATCTTTCTTACAAAGAACCCCGTACCCACTCTACTCGCCGATACCTACCATTCTATCCATGACCGTACCCAGGCTGGCCGGGGAACCATTTCGTGTTGTGCACCTTTACTCTATCAGTGGTTTACCTTCCACTTACCTCAATCCCGTGCCTTCAAGACCAATGATGACAAGCTTTCCTGGCCTCGCCGAATCATGACTCTTGACCCATCTGACATTGTTTGGTACCAAGCAGCTAGTGATGTTGGAGAGATTATTGTGAGTTGTGGTGAATATCCCAACGTACCTCTTTTGGGTATGCGTGGCGGAATTAGCTACAACCCACTTCTCGCTCGACGGCAATTCGGGTACCCGATAAAGAAAAAACCAAACAACCTTGCCTTGACTAATGAATTCTATCTTAACCATGGTGATCACTCGAACAAAAGGGAAAGATTCGCACAAGCTTGGAGCGCTATCCGCAGACTCAACAGAAGTCAGTTGGGAAAGAAATCAGACTACGTGCACGAATCTTATACCCAGTGGGTTATTGATAGGACCAAGAGCTTTGGCCTACCCTACCGCTTACCTAGATACCTATCGTCCACCATCCCACCATCATCCTTGCCTATCCCCTTCGACACCAAGGAAGAGTTTCATGAACAATTAACCAAAGAAAggcaagaaaaagaaacttgGAAGAGGAGATGCCAGGAGCTCGAGCAAGAGAATGAGACTTTGAAAGGGAAGATAGCCCAACAGAGCCGTGAGCTTTTTATCCAGAACCAGAGGATGATTGAGAAGGACGACTTGCTTCGTCGGAAAGACGCCTTGCTCCACCGAGATGCTAGAAGGAAGAGGAGGTTTATGGATTTGTTCTCCCGTGCACATTCAGATTCCGAGGACCCATCTACTCCGGGAGTTTGA